CTTATCAACAAGCTTCTGAAGCTTATCCTTTTCTTCAAGAAGCTCCTGATTTTGTTTTGCCAGCTTTGCTACACGCCTGATTAACGCTTCATCCTGTTCCGGAACCATGCCCATAGATAGTTTAAAGTAAAAGTATATTTTCTCTTCAAAATATCAAAACATTCAGTGTTCCATCCTGTTTTCAATTGGAGTAACTTACCTACCTTTGCCTATGCCTTACACTAGCTTGCCGGCCCCTTGCCAGCCCGGTTATGTGTTTTTGTCGTATGGTAAAAAGGAACTTTTTATTTTGGGGTGTTTTATAAAGGAGTGATGTAGAAGTCAAAAAAAAGATGCCATTTAAATTAGTTTCCGATTATAAGCCAACAGGTGACCAGCCGGAAGCAATCGAACAACTGGTCAAAGGCCTGGAATCCGGCGTTTCCTTTCAGACCCTTATGGGAGTCACGGGTTCAGGAAAGACCTTTACTATGGCCAATGTTATTGAGCGGATGCAGCGTCCGGCTCTGATTCTGAGCCATAACAAGACACTTGCCGCCCAGTTATACGGGGAATTCCGTCAGTTTTTCCCTGAAAACGCAGTGGAGTATTTCGTTTCCTACTATGACTATTATCAACCCGAAGCCTATCTTCCGGTTACAGACACCTACATTGAAAAGGACCTCTCGATTAATGAAGAGATTGAAAAATTGCGCCTCAGAGCCACTTCGGCCCTGCTCTCGGGAAGGAGGGATGTGATTGTGGTTGCATCGGTTTCGTGTATTTATGGTATTGGCAATCCGGACGATTTTTACAGTAATACCATCCGCATTCATCGGGGAGAAAAAATCAGCAGGAACGTTTTTCTGCGCAGGCTGGTTGACAGTTTGTATTCACGGAATGATGTGGAATTCAAGCGGGGAACCTTCCGGGTGCGGGGTGATACGGTAGATGTATTTCTTGCCTACAGCGATTTCGCTTATCGTTTTTCCTTCTGGGGGGATGAAATTGAGAGCATTGTCACCATTGACCCGGAAACCGGAAAATCGGGAGAAAAACATGATGAAGTTGTGATTTTTCCGGCCAACATTTTCGTAACTGCTTCCTGGCGCATTCAGGACGCCATACGGCAAATTCAGGACGATCTGGTAAAGCAGGTGGAATTTTTCAAAAACAATGGACGTCAGCTGGAAGCCAAAAGGCTGGAAGAGAGGGTAAACTATGATCTGGAGATGATCCGCGAACTGGGTTATTGTCCGGGTATTGAAAATTACTCACGGTATTTTGACGGGCGCCCTCCCGGAAGGCGGCCATTCTGCCTTCTGGATTATTTTCCGGACGATTTCATTACCTTTATTGATGAGAGTCACGTTACAGTGCCGCAGATCCGTGGCATGTTCGGCGGAGACCGGTCGCGGAAGCAAACCCTGGTGGAGTATGGGTTCAGGCTGCCGGCTGCCCTCGACAACCGCCCTCTGCGGCTGGAGGAATTTGAAGAGCTTATTGGCCAGACCATCTTCGTAAGTGCCACCCCCGCCGAATACGAACTTCAGAAGTCAGAAGGAGTTGTGGTTGAGCAGTTGATACGGCCCACCGGCCTTCTGGACCCCGTTATTGAAGTAAGGCCCAGCCTCAATCAGATTGACGACCTGATGGAAGAAATCCGCCGGCGTGTGGAGGTCGGGGAACGTGTACTCGTCACAACCCTTACCAAACGAATGGCTGAGGAGCTTACTGCCTATCTTTTGAAATTCAGGATTAAAACGCGTTATATCCATTCCGATATCGACACACTGGACCGTGTGCAGATTATGGAAGGACTTCGGAACGGAAGCTTTGACGTGCTGGTGGGAGTGAATCTTCTGCGGGAAGGGCTCGACCTGCCGGAAGTTTCGCTTGTAGCCATTCTCGATGCCGACAAGGAAGGGTTTCTGCGTTCGGAACGCAGTTTGACCCAGACAGCAGGACGGGCGGCACGTCATCTGCACGGAACCGTTATCATGTATGCCGATACCGTTACCGAGTCGATGCGAAAAACCATAGAAGAAACCAACCGGCGAAGGGAAAAGCAGTTGCGGTACAATGCAGAACATGGAATTACGCCGCGGCAGATTGAAAAAGCGCTTGTTTCCATCATGGGCAACAGGGAGGAATTTTCCTCGCGCCATAAGGTATATGTAGAACCTGAAAACACGGATATTGCGGCCGATCCTGTCGTTCAGTACATGGACCGCAAAGCCCTGGAAAAGGCCATTGAAAAAACCCGCAAAGCTATGGAAAATGCGGCCAGGGAACTTGATTTTATTGAAGCGGCCCGGCTGCGGGACGAAATGTATGCCCTTCAGAAGCTTCTCGAATCGAAAAACTGACAGGCTCTGCTTCTATCCAAGATAGGACTTTAGTATTTTACTGCGCGAAGTATGCCTCAGGCGGCGGATGGCTTTTTCCTTTATCTGCCGCACCCGTTCGCGGGTCAGGCCAAACCGGTCGGCTATCTCTTCGAGGGTCATTTCAGGACAGCCCAGCCCGAAGAAATACCGTATGATGTCTCTTTCCCGTTCGGTCAGGGTAGATAAAGCCCGTTCGATCTCCGTACACAGCGATTCCTTAATCAACTGCCTGTCGGCAACCGGAGAATCAGTGTTTACCAGGACATCGAGCAGACTGTTATCTTCTCCGTCGGCAAAAGGAGCATCTACCGAAACATGACGTCCTGACACCCTTAGCGTGTCGGCAATCTTTTCCTTCGGCAGTTCAAGCATTTCTGCCAGTTCCTCCGGTGTGGGAGTACGTTCGTATTCCTGTTCAAATTTTGCAAAGGCCTTGTTCAGTTTGTTCAGGCTGCCAACCTGGTTCAGGGGCAGACGTACAATACGCGACTGCTCGGCCAGAGCCTGAAGGATGGACTGCCTGATCCACCATACCGCATAGGAGATGAACTTGAATCCGCGCGTTTCATCAAATTTCTCGGCGGCTTTGATCAGTCCGAGGTTCCCTTCATTGATCAGATCGGGAAGACTCAGACCCTGATTCTGATACTGCTTGGCAACAGAAACCACAAAACGCAGATTGGCACGCGTAAGTTTTTCAAGGGCTTCTCTGTCGCCTTTTCTGATTCGCTGCGCCAGTTCAACTTCCTCTTCGACGGTAATAAGTTCTT
The sequence above is drawn from the Bacteroidales bacterium genome and encodes:
- the uvrB gene encoding excinuclease ABC subunit UvrB, whose product is MPFKLVSDYKPTGDQPEAIEQLVKGLESGVSFQTLMGVTGSGKTFTMANVIERMQRPALILSHNKTLAAQLYGEFRQFFPENAVEYFVSYYDYYQPEAYLPVTDTYIEKDLSINEEIEKLRLRATSALLSGRRDVIVVASVSCIYGIGNPDDFYSNTIRIHRGEKISRNVFLRRLVDSLYSRNDVEFKRGTFRVRGDTVDVFLAYSDFAYRFSFWGDEIESIVTIDPETGKSGEKHDEVVIFPANIFVTASWRIQDAIRQIQDDLVKQVEFFKNNGRQLEAKRLEERVNYDLEMIRELGYCPGIENYSRYFDGRPPGRRPFCLLDYFPDDFITFIDESHVTVPQIRGMFGGDRSRKQTLVEYGFRLPAALDNRPLRLEEFEELIGQTIFVSATPAEYELQKSEGVVVEQLIRPTGLLDPVIEVRPSLNQIDDLMEEIRRRVEVGERVLVTTLTKRMAEELTAYLLKFRIKTRYIHSDIDTLDRVQIMEGLRNGSFDVLVGVNLLREGLDLPEVSLVAILDADKEGFLRSERSLTQTAGRAARHLHGTVIMYADTVTESMRKTIEETNRRREKQLRYNAEHGITPRQIEKALVSIMGNREEFSSRHKVYVEPENTDIAADPVVQYMDRKALEKAIEKTRKAMENAARELDFIEAARLRDEMYALQKLLESKN
- a CDS encoding sigma-70 family RNA polymerase sigma factor encodes the protein MRQLKITKSITNRESASLDKYLQEIGREELITVEEEVELAQRIRKGDREALEKLTRANLRFVVSVAKQYQNQGLSLPDLINEGNLGLIKAAEKFDETRGFKFISYAVWWIRQSILQALAEQSRIVRLPLNQVGSLNKLNKAFAKFEQEYERTPTPEELAEMLELPKEKIADTLRVSGRHVSVDAPFADGEDNSLLDVLVNTDSPVADRQLIKESLCTEIERALSTLTERERDIIRYFFGLGCPEMTLEEIADRFGLTRERVRQIKEKAIRRLRHTSRSKILKSYLG